A single window of Rhizobium indicum DNA harbors:
- the exoR gene encoding exopolysaccharide production regulator ExoR, translating to MVTSEFKLFKFMLVGMSIAVALALSGPCRAFDIKGGVSKESGPFDLFKFGFKAYKNGQKEEAVEAYKYAAEKGHTGSRWALANMYADGDGVTQDDFEAFKIYSEIAQQGVEPGSEDTGFFVNALLSLASYYRHGISGSPVRIDLSQARQLYFQVASTFGVPEAQFQLAQMMLAGEGGNASPQQAKKWLNQARKSGHPGAMAVFGNILFDEGQTARGLALMTAALDRCKPKDCGWMEALQEQAFSVANEADRRTAVSLSHTIASGTDD from the coding sequence ATGGTGACGTCCGAGTTCAAACTGTTCAAATTCATGCTGGTGGGCATGTCTATAGCCGTAGCGCTGGCGCTGTCCGGTCCGTGCCGTGCATTCGACATCAAAGGTGGCGTCAGCAAGGAATCCGGACCGTTCGATCTCTTCAAGTTCGGCTTCAAGGCCTATAAGAACGGCCAGAAGGAAGAGGCGGTAGAAGCCTATAAATACGCTGCCGAAAAGGGGCACACCGGCTCGCGCTGGGCGCTTGCCAATATGTATGCCGATGGCGACGGTGTCACGCAGGACGATTTCGAAGCCTTCAAGATCTACAGCGAGATCGCCCAGCAGGGCGTCGAACCCGGCTCAGAAGATACCGGCTTCTTCGTCAACGCGCTGCTCTCGCTCGCCAGTTACTACAGGCACGGCATATCAGGCAGTCCGGTCAGGATCGACCTCAGCCAGGCGCGCCAGCTTTATTTTCAGGTGGCCTCCACCTTTGGCGTCCCCGAGGCGCAGTTCCAACTGGCGCAGATGATGCTGGCCGGCGAGGGCGGCAATGCCAGCCCGCAGCAGGCGAAGAAATGGCTGAACCAGGCCCGCAAGAGCGGCCATCCCGGCGCCATGGCGGTCTTCGGCAATATTCTGTTCGACGAAGGCCAGACGGCCCGCGGTCTGGCGCTGATGACGGCAGCACTCGATCGCTGCAAGCCCAAGGACTGCGGCTGGATGGAAGCGCTGCAGGAGCAGGCCTTCTCGGTTGCCAACGAGGCCGACCGCCGCACAGCGGTATCGCTGTCGCACACCATCGCGAGCGGTACCGACGACTAA
- a CDS encoding TylF/MycF/NovP-related O-methyltransferase, which yields MRAEYLSYTTDPQLHQLLEVVRRTAPSGALIIEAGCARGGSAILMCSAKSPQRAMRVYDLFEMLPPPSEHDGDDMKARYAEIKGGEAVGLGGEQYYLYDDDLMATVTNNFARFGYPVESNNVQLIKGKVQDTLTVAEPVALANIDVDWYEPVSACLERVMPHLIVGGAVALRAYSDWSGCRKAADDYFSRAGREGLDFDLSAGHMLVTRTH from the coding sequence GTGCGCGCCGAATACCTTTCTTACACGACTGATCCTCAACTTCATCAATTGCTTGAGGTAGTGCGTCGTACCGCCCCGAGCGGAGCGTTGATCATTGAGGCAGGTTGCGCGCGCGGCGGTTCAGCAATTCTCATGTGTTCCGCCAAGTCGCCTCAGCGCGCTATGCGCGTGTACGACCTGTTCGAGATGCTCCCTCCGCCTTCGGAGCACGATGGCGACGACATGAAAGCTCGGTACGCTGAAATCAAAGGCGGCGAAGCCGTCGGCCTTGGAGGCGAGCAATACTATCTCTATGATGATGACCTGATGGCGACAGTGACGAACAACTTCGCTAGGTTTGGCTATCCCGTCGAGTCCAACAACGTCCAACTGATAAAGGGTAAGGTGCAAGACACGCTTACAGTCGCCGAGCCGGTCGCTTTGGCCAATATCGATGTTGATTGGTACGAGCCTGTCAGCGCCTGTCTAGAGCGGGTTATGCCTCATCTCATCGTCGGCGGCGCTGTCGCACTTCGCGCCTATTCGGACTGGTCAGGGTGCCGAAAGGCGGCAGACGATTACTTCTCTCGCGCAGGACGGGAGGGACTGGACTTTGACCTCTCGGCTGGACACATGCTTGTGACCCGAACGCACTGA
- a CDS encoding DUF4145 domain-containing protein, which produces MADQWTCPFCNHHQVVTENFQSSFSKFHIGKSKHGDTGLAHTATRCVNPDCNEVALSVRFVKAISGNNGWGIQRGIEEWELRPSNSSKLQPDYIPLALREDYFEACAIRNTSPKASATLARRCLQGMIRDFCGIAKGRLIDEIKELNQRLDGGTAPRGVEPETVEAIDAVRGIGNIGAHMEKDINLVIDVDPGEAQALIELIEMLFDEWYVARHKREQRLAAVKAIAAEKKAAIATGRAQIAENAPTVDDEAPVIEVGTRKLT; this is translated from the coding sequence ATGGCCGACCAGTGGACCTGTCCTTTCTGCAACCATCACCAAGTCGTAACTGAGAATTTTCAGTCTTCGTTTTCGAAGTTTCATATCGGCAAATCGAAACATGGCGACACTGGCTTGGCGCATACCGCGACCCGTTGCGTCAACCCTGATTGCAATGAAGTCGCACTGTCTGTCAGGTTCGTCAAAGCCATATCTGGAAATAACGGCTGGGGTATTCAAAGAGGTATCGAGGAGTGGGAGCTGCGACCGAGTAACTCTTCCAAGCTCCAGCCAGATTACATCCCCTTAGCCCTTCGAGAGGACTATTTTGAAGCCTGCGCGATCCGCAATACCAGTCCAAAAGCCTCGGCGACGCTAGCGCGGCGCTGCCTGCAGGGAATGATCCGGGATTTTTGTGGTATCGCCAAGGGCCGCCTAATAGATGAGATTAAGGAACTAAATCAGCGCCTAGACGGCGGGACGGCTCCGCGCGGCGTGGAACCGGAGACTGTCGAAGCGATCGACGCCGTGCGCGGCATCGGTAACATCGGCGCTCACATGGAAAAAGACATCAACCTCGTCATTGATGTCGACCCCGGTGAAGCGCAGGCCTTAATTGAACTGATCGAGATGCTTTTTGACGAGTGGTATGTGGCGCGACACAAGCGCGAGCAAAGATTGGCGGCGGTTAAAGCCATTGCTGCTGAAAAGAAAGCTGCAATCGCGACAGGCCGGGCGCAGATCGCAGAGAATGCTCCGACTGTAGACGACGAAGCTCCCGTCATTGAAGTGGGAACGCGGAAGTTGACGTAG
- a CDS encoding KTSC domain-containing protein, whose product MDWAALKSKRVRAAYDAETRDLHVKFPGSPPVKHADIPPHVHQNLLETDDPYFYYQYYIAPSRVSPGPRQPASVASYAVKLVLLLAACSLLMTTGLDPDHGGVFEESELRSN is encoded by the coding sequence ATGGATTGGGCTGCCCTCAAATCGAAGCGCGTGCGTGCAGCATACGACGCCGAAACCCGGGATCTGCATGTAAAATTCCCTGGTTCTCCGCCGGTGAAACATGCGGATATTCCGCCGCACGTCCACCAGAACCTGCTGGAAACGGATGATCCATACTTCTATTACCAGTACTATATAGCGCCGTCTCGCGTATCACCGGGTCCTCGACAACCGGCCTCCGTGGCGTCCTACGCAGTGAAGCTCGTCCTTCTCCTTGCCGCCTGCAGCCTGCTGATGACGACCGGCCTCGATCCGGACCACGGCGGGGTTTTCGAGGAAAGCGAACTCAGATCCAACTAG
- a CDS encoding PopZ family protein has protein sequence MAQPSVAREPSMEEILASIRQIIESNEPGAGKAISASLPPVYGADEDDNGSEIHLTVDDTYAGVEFPEPVMRSSDPRFVAANSAGTAPEAEVPARALSLADVAARVRAASERSAVQAGQALREIPSGFRQPEPQPAVMPEPPRAAAPQPQPQPAQPVFPDAAASIRHVAIQQPAEPVFTETQRVAVAEPAPAVETALPAMEPTQSSTERFLPSVMDEVQPTLLSEGAGLQISRSFEELAAAIDGAERRSLDEIAEDMLRPMLREWLDDNLPTLVERLVREEIERVARGPRR, from the coding sequence ATGGCTCAGCCAAGTGTAGCGCGTGAACCGTCCATGGAAGAAATTCTGGCCTCCATCCGCCAGATCATCGAAAGCAATGAGCCCGGCGCCGGCAAGGCGATTTCCGCATCCCTGCCGCCGGTCTACGGCGCCGACGAGGATGACAATGGCTCCGAAATTCATCTGACGGTCGACGATACATATGCCGGCGTGGAATTCCCCGAACCGGTCATGCGCTCCTCCGATCCGCGTTTCGTCGCCGCCAATTCGGCCGGCACCGCCCCCGAAGCAGAAGTTCCGGCCCGCGCTCTGTCGCTTGCCGATGTCGCCGCCCGCGTGCGCGCCGCCTCCGAGCGCAGCGCCGTGCAGGCCGGTCAGGCCCTGCGCGAAATTCCGAGCGGCTTCCGTCAGCCCGAACCGCAGCCGGCCGTAATGCCGGAACCGCCGCGCGCCGCGGCACCGCAACCCCAGCCGCAGCCGGCACAGCCTGTTTTCCCGGATGCCGCAGCGTCCATCCGGCATGTTGCGATCCAGCAGCCGGCTGAGCCGGTGTTCACGGAAACGCAAAGGGTTGCCGTCGCCGAGCCTGCGCCTGCCGTCGAAACAGCGCTGCCGGCTATGGAACCCACTCAGTCGTCGACCGAGCGTTTCCTGCCGAGCGTTATGGATGAGGTCCAGCCGACGCTGCTTTCGGAGGGCGCCGGCCTGCAGATCAGCCGCTCCTTCGAGGAGCTCGCCGCCGCGATCGACGGTGCCGAGCGCCGCTCGCTGGACGAGATCGCAGAGGACATGCTGCGCCCGATGCTGCGTGAGTGGCTTGATGATAATCTGCCGACACTGGTCGAGCGGTTGGTGCGCGAGGAAATCGAGCGCGTGGCGCGCGGCCCGCGCCGCTGA
- a CDS encoding valine--tRNA ligase, with product MLDKTYDSAAVEPKIAAIWDEADAFRAGANAKAGAETFTIVIPPPNVTGSLHMGHALNNTLQDILVRFERMRGKDVLWQPGMDHAGIATQMVVERKLMEQQLPGRRDMGREAFIDKIWEWKAESGGLIFNQLKRLGASCDWSRERFTMDEGLSKAVLEVFVRLYKEGLIYKDKRLVNWDPKLLTAISDIEVEQHEVKGNLWHLRYPLEKGVTYQYPIAFDEEGKPTEFETRDYVVVATTRPETMLGDTGVAVNPKDERYQGIVGKHVILPIVGRRIPIVADDYADPAAGTGAVKITPAHDFNDFDVGKRAGLRVINIMNGDGTITIKDNEDFLEGLDNPAALHGAWDRLEGQDRFYARKVIVEIFEEAGLVDKIEPHKHMVPHGDRGGVPIEPRLTEQWYVDAKTLAEPAIASVREGRTRMVPKSWDKTYYEWMENIQPWCISRQLWWGHQIPAWYGPDGQVFVEKTEEEALQAAIQHYLSHEGPMKAYVEDLLENFKPGEILTRDEDVLDTWFSSALWPFSTLGWPDETPELARYYPTNVLVTGFDIIFFWVARMMMMGLHLMKDEDGEPVEPFQTVYVHALVRDKNGQKMSKSKGNVIDPLELIDEYGADALRFTLAIMAAQGRDVKLDPARIAGYRNFGTKLWNATRFAEMNGAKSDPHFVPEAAELTINRWILTELARTERDVTEALEAFRFNDAAGALYRFVWNEVCDWYLELLKPVFNGEDEGAKAEAQACSAYILEEIYKLLHPFMPFMTEELWAHTAGEGKERDRLVCHAEWPAPSYADDGAADEINWLIDLVSGIRSVRAETNVPPSATAPLVVVKANNLTRERLFRHDAAIKRLARIEAISLADDAPKGAAQIVIAEATICLPLGKLIDLSAEKARLEKAIAKMEGEISRIDGKLSNEKFVANANPEVVEAERDRLEELKGQIASLRIALSRVSEAG from the coding sequence ATGCTCGACAAGACCTATGATTCCGCTGCCGTCGAACCGAAAATCGCCGCGATATGGGATGAGGCGGACGCTTTCCGCGCCGGCGCAAATGCCAAAGCCGGGGCCGAGACCTTCACCATCGTGATCCCGCCGCCGAATGTCACCGGTTCGCTGCACATGGGCCACGCGCTGAACAACACGCTGCAGGACATCCTGGTGCGCTTCGAGCGCATGCGCGGCAAGGACGTGCTCTGGCAGCCGGGCATGGACCACGCCGGCATCGCCACGCAGATGGTCGTCGAGCGCAAGCTGATGGAACAGCAGCTGCCGGGCCGCCGCGACATGGGCCGCGAAGCCTTCATCGACAAGATTTGGGAGTGGAAGGCCGAATCGGGCGGCCTGATCTTCAACCAGCTGAAGCGTCTTGGTGCGTCATGCGACTGGTCGCGCGAACGTTTCACCATGGACGAAGGCCTCTCGAAGGCCGTGCTCGAGGTTTTCGTCAGACTCTACAAGGAAGGGCTGATCTACAAGGACAAGCGTCTGGTCAATTGGGATCCGAAGCTGCTGACGGCGATTTCCGATATCGAAGTCGAGCAGCACGAGGTCAAGGGCAATCTCTGGCACCTGCGCTATCCGCTGGAAAAGGGCGTAACCTACCAATACCCGATTGCATTCGATGAGGAAGGCAAGCCGACCGAATTCGAGACGCGCGATTATGTGGTCGTCGCAACGACACGACCGGAGACCATGCTGGGCGATACCGGTGTTGCCGTCAATCCGAAGGACGAACGCTATCAGGGCATTGTCGGCAAGCATGTCATTCTGCCGATCGTCGGCCGCAGAATTCCGATCGTTGCTGACGATTATGCCGATCCGGCTGCCGGCACCGGCGCGGTGAAGATAACGCCCGCGCACGATTTCAACGACTTCGACGTCGGCAAGCGCGCAGGTCTTCGCGTCATCAATATTATGAACGGCGACGGCACGATCACCATCAAGGACAATGAGGACTTTCTTGAAGGTCTCGACAATCCGGCGGCGCTGCACGGCGCCTGGGACCGCCTGGAAGGCCAGGACCGCTTCTATGCGCGCAAGGTCATCGTCGAGATTTTCGAAGAGGCGGGCCTCGTCGACAAGATCGAGCCGCACAAGCACATGGTTCCGCACGGCGACCGCGGCGGCGTGCCGATCGAGCCGCGGCTGACCGAACAGTGGTATGTGGATGCCAAGACGCTCGCCGAACCGGCGATCGCCTCGGTCCGCGAAGGTCGCACCAGGATGGTGCCGAAGAGCTGGGACAAGACCTATTACGAATGGATGGAAAACATCCAGCCCTGGTGTATCTCCCGTCAGCTCTGGTGGGGTCACCAGATCCCCGCCTGGTACGGCCCGGACGGCCAGGTCTTCGTCGAAAAGACCGAGGAAGAGGCGCTGCAGGCGGCGATCCAGCATTACCTTTCGCACGAGGGGCCGATGAAGGCCTATGTCGAGGACCTGCTTGAAAACTTCAAGCCGGGCGAGATCCTGACGCGTGACGAGGACGTGCTCGACACCTGGTTCTCCTCAGCACTCTGGCCTTTCTCGACGCTCGGCTGGCCGGACGAGACGCCCGAACTGGCGCGTTATTACCCGACCAACGTTCTCGTCACCGGCTTCGATATCATCTTCTTCTGGGTTGCCCGCATGATGATGATGGGCCTGCACCTTATGAAGGATGAGGACGGCGAACCCGTCGAGCCCTTCCAGACCGTCTATGTCCACGCACTGGTGCGCGACAAGAATGGGCAGAAGATGTCGAAGTCGAAGGGCAACGTCATCGATCCCTTGGAACTGATCGACGAATACGGCGCCGACGCGCTGCGGTTCACCCTGGCGATCATGGCGGCGCAGGGCCGCGACGTGAAGCTTGATCCGGCCCGCATCGCCGGCTACCGTAATTTCGGCACCAAGCTCTGGAACGCCACGCGCTTCGCCGAGATGAACGGCGCGAAGAGCGACCCGCACTTCGTGCCGGAGGCCGCCGAGCTCACCATCAATCGCTGGATCCTGACGGAACTTGCCCGTACGGAACGCGACGTTACGGAAGCACTCGAAGCCTTCCGCTTCAACGATGCTGCCGGCGCGCTCTACCGCTTCGTCTGGAACGAGGTCTGCGACTGGTATCTCGAACTGTTGAAGCCGGTCTTCAACGGCGAGGACGAGGGTGCCAAGGCGGAAGCCCAGGCCTGCAGCGCCTATATTCTCGAAGAGATCTACAAGCTGCTGCATCCCTTCATGCCGTTCATGACCGAAGAGCTTTGGGCCCATACGGCAGGTGAAGGCAAAGAGCGCGACAGATTGGTCTGCCACGCCGAATGGCCAGCGCCGTCCTATGCCGATGACGGGGCCGCCGACGAGATCAACTGGCTGATCGACCTGGTTTCCGGCATCCGCTCGGTGCGTGCTGAGACGAACGTGCCGCCATCGGCGACGGCCCCGCTCGTCGTCGTCAAGGCCAACAACCTGACGCGTGAAAGGCTGTTCCGCCACGACGCCGCCATCAAGCGCCTTGCGCGCATCGAGGCGATATCGCTGGCTGACGATGCGCCGAAGGGTGCCGCTCAGATCGTCATCGCCGAGGCCACCATCTGCCTGCCGCTCGGCAAGCTGATCGACCTTTCCGCCGAAAAGGCTCGTCTGGAAAAAGCGATTGCCAAGATGGAGGGCGAGATCTCCCGCATCGACGGCAAGCTCTCCAACGAGAAGTTCGTCGCCAACGCCAATCCCGAAGTGGTCGAGGCCGAGCGTGATCGCCTCGAGGAACTGAAGGGTCAGATCGCGAGCCTGAGGATCGCTCTTTCCAGGGTGAGCGAAGCCGGGTAA
- a CDS encoding protein-L-isoaspartate O-methyltransferase family protein, whose translation MMDFEAARVKMVDTQVRTTDVTSHSVLTAFLTVPREAFVPEKAKLLAYIDNDVEIFAAAPGKPARFLMEASPLAKLLQLAAITKDDFVLEVGCGTGYTSALLSIIAGSVIALECDETLATEAKAQLASYAKVEVVTGPLEQGYAAGAPYDLIFINGAVEEVSAALLGQLRDGGRLITVEGYGNAARAKVFVAERGAISENVFFNASVKPLPGFAKAREFVF comes from the coding sequence ATGATGGATTTCGAAGCAGCGCGCGTAAAGATGGTCGATACCCAGGTTCGCACGACGGACGTTACCTCGCATTCCGTGCTGACGGCGTTTCTCACGGTGCCGCGTGAGGCTTTCGTGCCGGAGAAGGCGAAGCTGCTGGCTTATATCGACAACGACGTCGAGATCTTCGCAGCCGCACCGGGAAAGCCGGCCCGCTTCCTGATGGAAGCGTCGCCGCTTGCCAAGCTGCTGCAGCTGGCAGCGATCACCAAGGACGACTTCGTGCTCGAGGTTGGATGCGGCACGGGTTACACTTCGGCGCTGTTGTCGATCATTGCCGGCTCCGTCATCGCGCTCGAATGCGACGAGACGCTGGCCACTGAAGCGAAGGCGCAGCTTGCCAGCTACGCCAAGGTCGAGGTCGTGACCGGCCCGCTCGAACAGGGCTACGCTGCCGGTGCTCCCTATGATCTGATCTTCATCAACGGCGCAGTCGAAGAGGTTTCGGCGGCCCTTCTCGGTCAATTGCGCGATGGTGGCCGTCTGATCACCGTCGAAGGTTACGGCAATGCCGCCCGCGCCAAGGTCTTCGTCGCCGAGCGCGGCGCCATTTCGGAAAATGTCTTCTTCAATGCCTCGGTCAAGCCGCTGCCAGGTTTCGCCAAGGCGCGTGAATTCGTTTTCTGA
- a CDS encoding KAP family P-loop NTPase fold protein produces MSEPIFHGDRPIQSENEDRFGFAALANRVAESLTTQAANKGFVFGLEGKWGSGKSSLLALTLLRLRGMNSAKVAAVEFRPWLIGDRDQLLSALFEDLAKAIAELQHAAGDATGATKLAANDVAEQVKSFARHLGPVGKLAGALGMFVPGASIAGELLEKIAAAAAEQADGPTLVAQKEKLAEALLDLNRRIVVAIDDVDRLEPKEVAELLRLVRSVADFPNVSYLLCYDATALSRAIETGTGVASGTAYLEKIVQTEVAVPRPESFALRRWFSSELQLFAECSEERIPYLQQVIDETGGRVLENPRAVVRILDSLRVYWPSLMGRVDLADLVWLRMIAVGSPNFYRWVEEYLVTFVALAGGRVHVSSEEREAMAKQMDEAMKLDGLDWEKHQFELERHLPGIQFQSFDKNKDERLFSRAKRASPSQDAKDKLLASPSHARLYFTLIDPPDGVTDLDITDLLAAARDGVNAVALLLINMGEQKGDTGATKVERLLDQLRYMEQDVLLGWPVEILIMGLSNAADELAKDASGDDWGYPRIWYLAKDLLRRLKVALPEERFDAALQALFQASTSLGFLTYLLRDETFGHGFFGNRPDPNERLTSRDGFDAVRATMLKRYSAVGLDQVMEEQRATSMLYAWSQAGGRDDLIELVVARASDEAWLLTFIQKLYGPRSTLSLDGLASFFKSPVSIIRRVYALLETDPEKQAARNIIHSIKSNIHLNNGDFESVLVEWEARESGREGGDAAAGPHEAP; encoded by the coding sequence ATGAGCGAACCAATATTTCATGGCGACCGTCCGATCCAATCTGAAAACGAAGATCGCTTCGGATTTGCGGCCCTGGCCAACCGCGTTGCCGAATCGCTGACGACGCAAGCGGCCAACAAGGGCTTTGTCTTCGGTCTTGAGGGGAAATGGGGCTCAGGCAAGTCCAGCCTGCTTGCCCTGACTCTACTGCGACTTCGCGGCATGAATTCAGCAAAGGTGGCAGCGGTGGAGTTCCGGCCGTGGCTGATCGGCGACCGCGATCAATTGCTATCAGCGTTGTTCGAGGATCTGGCCAAAGCGATCGCTGAGCTTCAGCATGCCGCTGGGGACGCCACCGGCGCAACGAAGCTGGCAGCAAACGATGTAGCTGAGCAGGTAAAAAGCTTCGCCCGTCATCTCGGGCCTGTCGGCAAGCTCGCCGGCGCGCTGGGTATGTTCGTTCCAGGAGCATCGATTGCCGGCGAACTACTTGAAAAAATTGCCGCCGCGGCAGCGGAGCAAGCGGATGGCCCAACCTTGGTCGCCCAGAAGGAAAAGCTGGCGGAGGCCTTGCTCGACCTCAATCGTCGCATTGTCGTCGCTATCGATGACGTCGATCGGCTAGAACCGAAGGAAGTTGCGGAGCTTCTGCGGCTTGTTCGATCCGTCGCCGACTTCCCGAACGTCTCCTATCTCCTCTGCTACGATGCGACAGCGCTGTCGCGCGCCATCGAGACCGGAACCGGTGTTGCGAGCGGAACCGCGTATCTGGAGAAGATTGTCCAGACCGAGGTCGCTGTGCCGAGGCCGGAATCCTTCGCCCTGCGGCGCTGGTTCTCCAGCGAGCTGCAGTTGTTCGCAGAATGTAGCGAGGAGCGGATTCCATATCTTCAGCAGGTCATCGACGAGACGGGCGGGCGGGTTTTGGAGAATCCGCGTGCGGTGGTCCGCATTCTCGACAGCTTGCGTGTTTATTGGCCGAGCCTCATGGGGCGTGTCGATCTGGCCGACCTTGTCTGGCTTCGCATGATCGCTGTCGGCTCGCCGAACTTCTATCGCTGGGTTGAGGAGTATCTCGTGACTTTCGTTGCGCTGGCGGGAGGGCGTGTGCATGTCTCTAGCGAAGAGCGAGAGGCCATGGCGAAGCAAATGGACGAGGCCATGAAGCTCGACGGCCTCGACTGGGAGAAGCACCAGTTCGAACTCGAGCGGCATCTGCCCGGCATTCAATTTCAGAGCTTCGACAAAAATAAGGATGAACGGCTGTTCTCTCGTGCAAAGCGAGCCTCGCCTTCCCAGGATGCCAAAGACAAACTATTAGCGAGCCCGAGCCACGCCCGCCTGTACTTCACGCTGATCGACCCGCCGGACGGAGTGACGGATCTCGACATCACCGACCTACTAGCGGCGGCGCGCGATGGCGTGAATGCAGTCGCGCTTCTCCTCATTAACATGGGTGAGCAGAAAGGTGATACCGGGGCAACGAAAGTCGAACGCCTGCTCGACCAGCTACGCTACATGGAGCAAGATGTTCTCCTTGGCTGGCCTGTTGAGATACTGATTATGGGGCTCTCGAACGCGGCAGATGAGCTGGCGAAGGATGCCAGTGGCGATGACTGGGGGTATCCGCGGATATGGTATCTAGCGAAGGATTTGCTGCGACGGTTGAAAGTGGCGCTTCCAGAAGAGAGGTTCGACGCAGCGCTACAGGCACTCTTCCAAGCCAGCACGTCACTTGGCTTCCTAACCTACCTTCTGCGTGACGAAACGTTCGGGCATGGGTTCTTTGGCAACCGACCCGATCCGAATGAACGGCTGACCTCGCGGGATGGGTTCGACGCGGTTCGTGCCACCATGCTAAAACGCTATAGCGCTGTTGGCCTCGATCAAGTGATGGAAGAGCAACGTGCTACCAGCATGCTTTACGCTTGGTCCCAGGCGGGGGGACGCGATGACTTGATCGAACTGGTCGTCGCACGTGCGTCGGATGAAGCGTGGCTTCTGACATTCATTCAGAAGCTATATGGCCCCCGCTCCACACTCTCGCTGGATGGGTTAGCGAGCTTTTTCAAATCTCCTGTGTCGATTATCCGTCGAGTTTATGCCCTTCTCGAAACCGATCCGGAAAAACAAGCGGCCAGGAACATCATCCACTCGATCAAATCGAACATTCACCTTAACAACGGGGACTTCGAATCGGTTCTTGTGGAATGGGAAGCACGAGAAAGCGGTCGTGAAGGTGGAGACGCCGCCGCAGGTCCGCACGAGGCCCCATAG
- a CDS encoding OmpP1/FadL family transporter has translation MASRRFSKGVTSLVLFSSLASPSFAGGLERGGYNIDQLFDTSPFSFQSGVTYVTPQRKLKDVRDTDTSTSPGGGNLNSRPNTADDTSNYTIPYIGFKAGFGDAIDCLVDYSEPFGGHTDPGLNWAGANNNIETEIKTRNYGGTCSYRFDVGPGQLRFIGGAFYQEVEGFKERLVSTVPLLVGTGNGVGRLDLEDSGWGWRAGLAYEIPEYAMRASLVYNSRVKYDNLTGTVDLTQVTAPFAPLNGAPYGRVTDVFGSAEAPDSLELKLQSGIAPDWLAFGSVKWTNWSVLQSVPFCPKSTKGLVACTSGGATELTSLDLLYQDGWTITGGVGHKFNEQWAGAVSLTWDRGTSQGYGAQTDSWTLGLGAAFTPTEHIEWRVAGAVGVLTSGSSGVVTQNGVTFGDDVSYSFDNDLVAALSTSLKIKF, from the coding sequence ATGGCATCGCGTAGGTTTTCCAAGGGCGTGACCTCGCTCGTTCTTTTTTCGTCGCTTGCATCGCCGTCCTTCGCTGGCGGTCTGGAGCGTGGCGGCTATAACATCGATCAGCTGTTCGATACGTCGCCTTTTTCGTTTCAGTCGGGCGTTACCTACGTCACGCCGCAGCGCAAGCTGAAGGACGTCCGTGACACGGATACGTCGACATCTCCAGGCGGTGGCAATCTGAACAGCCGTCCAAACACCGCTGACGATACGTCAAATTACACCATCCCTTATATTGGCTTTAAGGCTGGTTTTGGCGATGCAATCGACTGCCTGGTCGACTATTCAGAGCCCTTCGGCGGGCATACCGACCCCGGTCTGAACTGGGCCGGTGCCAACAATAACATTGAGACAGAGATCAAAACCCGCAACTATGGCGGCACCTGCTCCTATCGTTTTGATGTCGGCCCTGGGCAGCTTCGCTTCATCGGCGGCGCTTTCTATCAGGAAGTCGAAGGCTTCAAGGAACGTCTGGTTTCAACCGTTCCGCTTCTCGTCGGTACGGGCAACGGCGTCGGCCGCCTCGATCTCGAAGATAGTGGCTGGGGTTGGCGCGCCGGTCTCGCCTACGAGATTCCGGAATATGCAATGCGAGCGAGCCTCGTCTATAACAGCCGCGTAAAATACGACAATTTGACCGGTACGGTGGATCTGACGCAGGTGACTGCACCATTTGCACCGCTGAATGGCGCTCCTTATGGAAGGGTCACGGATGTCTTCGGCTCTGCCGAAGCGCCGGATTCGCTTGAGCTTAAGTTGCAAAGCGGTATCGCTCCGGATTGGCTCGCCTTCGGATCGGTAAAGTGGACGAACTGGAGTGTCCTGCAGTCCGTGCCTTTCTGCCCAAAATCGACCAAGGGCTTAGTCGCCTGCACCTCTGGCGGTGCCACGGAGCTGACGTCGCTCGACCTTCTTTACCAGGACGGTTGGACGATCACCGGTGGTGTTGGCCACAAATTCAACGAGCAGTGGGCAGGTGCAGTCAGCCTCACCTGGGATCGCGGCACCAGCCAGGGCTATGGCGCGCAGACCGATAGCTGGACGCTGGGGCTCGGTGCAGCCTTCACGCCGACCGAACATATCGAATGGCGCGTTGCCGGTGCCGTGGGCGTGTTGACGAGCGGTTCGTCCGGCGTCGTGACCCAGAATGGGGTCACGTTTGGAGATGATGTCTCCTACTCCTTTGACAACGATCTGGTCGCTGCGCTGTCGACGAGCCTAAAGATCAAGTTCTAA